CGCCAGCTGCCACCGTGAACCTACGGACGCTGGATGCCCGCGGTACCGAAGCGCCGGACGATGATGTCCCCCTGCCCCGGACGACAGTGACTTATGACGCGCTGGTCGGCGTAGACTTGGGTTTGCCACTGGCCACCGATACGGAGGGGCGGCGTAATGGGGTGCTTTTCGCGCCTGGGGTGTATGTGCTCAACGCGCGTCGCGAAGGCTACGCCCCGCTCTGCGACACCCTCGTTCTGGCCAATGGTAAGGCCTACGACGTGGCACTCCGTCTGCAGCCTGACCCGGCAGCAGTGCGCGGGAACGTCCGGGATCAGGATGGGCAGGCGGTCGCTGCGGCTACTGTGCGCGCCGTGCACAGTTTGCGCAGCGACTTGGTGCGCGAAGGCGCGACGAATCAACTGGGGCAGTTCAGCCTCGCTCTCCCGCCGGGCTCTTGGCGTGTGTCGGCGACCAAGAGTGGCTTCCGCGCCAGCGCCGAGGTGGCCGTCGAGGTCAAGGCAGGCGAGGCGAAGGACTTGCCCACAGCCCTGGTTGTGACGCGCAACCGGAATGCGCTCACCGGCGCGGTGGTGAACGATGCGGGAGTGCCCGTTTTTGGCGCCACGGTGGTTGCCACTTCAGGCAGCGAGAGGCTGCAGGCAACTACCGACGCAACCGGTCGCTTTTCGCTCTCGCTGTTCGATGGCTATTGGATCCTGCAGGCCAGCAAAGCAGGATTCGTCCCCTCGACGCAACGGGGTGTCTCCGTTGCAGGGGGAACGCCCTACGAGTTGAGCCCGCCTCTTTCCCTCACGCCGATGGCTGCGCTGGTGGCTGGTGTGGTGACCGATGGACTTGCTCCGTTGGCTCAGGCCGAAATCCGCGCCATCCCCCTGGCAGGCTCGGTACAGTCCGGTACAAGCGACGGGTATGGGCGCTTTTTGCTCAGCTTGAGTGCTGGCACCTACACCCTTGAGGCCCGCAAGAGCGGTTTCAGCTCAGCGGGCTCGCAGGTCATCAGCCTGGCGCCCGGCGAGACAGTGAGCGGTATCGAATTGCTCTTGCTACCGAATGCCGGGAGCATTAGCGGCACCGTCACCACGGACGGCGTGGTTCCCCTGGCCAATGCCACGGTCAGGGCGGGCGGGCAAAGCGTCGCCACGGATGCAGGCGGCCGCTACATGTTGTCGGTGCCGCCGGGGGTATACGTGGTGGCCGCCAAGAAGGAGGGGCACTTAGATCCGCCCCCGGTGGAGGTGACCGTGGGCGCCGGCCAGAGCGTGCAAGGGGTAAACTTTCTGTTGCCCCCCAACGCCAGCGTCGTCAAGGGCAGAGTACTGTATGGCTCAGGTGTGGCTGGAGCTGTGGTACGGGCTGTGGGTCCGAGCCAAAAGACCACCATGAGCGATGACAACGGCAACTACTCCTTGGGAGTGGAACCAGGGGTCTGGACCCTCACCGCGGAAAAGGCCGGCTTTTCGTCGGAGACCATCACCGTGCAAGTGGGGCAGGCGCAGCTGCTCGAGGGACGCAACATACGCCTCACCCGTTCGGTGGCCACGCTGCACGGGGCAGTGCTGGATGCCAGCACGCGGAACCCAATTCCATCAGTTTCTCTGGCGATCGAACCGGGCGGCCTGGGCACCACCTCGCGGCAGGACGGCAGCTTCAAGATAGAGTTAGACCCGCAGCCAACTGGCGTGACGGTTACTGCTACGAAACCCGGCTATGTGCCGTTGGCGCGCCAGACCGGCCCGCTCCAGGCAGGGGGCACCACGAACCTCGAGCTGACTTTGACGCCACTGAGCACTCGGCTTGTGGGCACGGTGTTCGACGAGTTCGGTGCCCGTGTGTCTGCCGCGCGTGTGCTGGCCGTTGCCGGCGTGGACACGTTTGCCACTATCAGCTCGCAGACTGGCGCCTACGTGCTGCCGATCTCCGCAAGCGGCGGGACATTTGCGGTTTCGGCGCGGAAGCCTGGCTACGTCTGGGATGTAGCTCCGGTGACGGTCACATTGAGAGCCGGGGAAGAACGGACGCTCGATTTGACCCTTCGGACCCACTTTGCTGGCCTGCGGGGGCGGACGCTGAGCGCGCGGGAAGGCGCTCCGGTTTCCGGAGCAGCGGTCCGGCTCCAACGCGGTGCCGAAACGGTTGCTTCGACGGTGTCCGATCAGGCGGGCGAGTTCCAGTTCGTGGACGACAAAGGGCGCCTGTTCCTCGTGGAAGGCAGCTATGACGTGCGGGCTGGCAAGCAGGGCTTCGCTGATACTCTCCTCACGGGGGTTTCTCTGCGCGGGGGGAGCACCGTATCCTTGGACCTGCGCCTTAGGCGGCACGAAGCCTGGCTCGAGGGCGTGGTGAGCGACGGGAACACACCTCTTTCGGATGCCCTGGTGATTGCGGAAAGGACCGATGGGGCCTCTCGCTTCACCGCGGTGAGTCGCAGCAACGGCGCATTCAGGATCGCGCCCATTGCGCCGGGGCAGTATCGGCTCAGCGCGCAGTTGACTGGCTACACCTGGCCCAGGGACACGGTAGTCAATGCGCCGCAGAGCAACATCTCCTTGCGGCTGGCCCCCAACGCCGGCCGCATCTGGGGCACGGTTATCGACATCGAGACCAACCAGGGGTTGGCCGGGGCCAGCGTATTTGCCGGGGACGGACATGGCAACGAAGCCAGGACCTCCTCGCAGAGCGACGGGCGGTACGAGTTGAAGGCCCTCCCTGTCTTCTATCCCTATCAGCTCACCGTGAGCAAGA
The window above is part of the Calditrichota bacterium genome. Proteins encoded here:
- a CDS encoding carboxypeptidase regulatory-like domain-containing protein; the protein is PAATVNLRTLDARGTEAPDDDVPLPRTTVTYDALVGVDLGLPLATDTEGRRNGVLFAPGVYVLNARREGYAPLCDTLVLANGKAYDVALRLQPDPAAVRGNVRDQDGQAVAAATVRAVHSLRSDLVREGATNQLGQFSLALPPGSWRVSATKSGFRASAEVAVEVKAGEAKDLPTALVVTRNRNALTGAVVNDAGVPVFGATVVATSGSERLQATTDATGRFSLSLFDGYWILQASKAGFVPSTQRGVSVAGGTPYELSPPLSLTPMAALVAGVVTDGLAPLAQAEIRAIPLAGSVQSGTSDGYGRFLLSLSAGTYTLEARKSGFSSAGSQVISLAPGETVSGIELLLLPNAGSISGTVTTDGVVPLANATVRAGGQSVATDAGGRYMLSVPPGVYVVAAKKEGHLDPPPVEVTVGAGQSVQGVNFLLPPNASVVKGRVLYGSGVAGAVVRAVGPSQKTTMSDDNGNYSLGVEPGVWTLTAEKAGFSSETITVQVGQAQLLEGRNIRLTRSVATLHGAVLDASTRNPIPSVSLAIEPGGLGTTSRQDGSFKIELDPQPTGVTVTATKPGYVPLARQTGPLQAGGTTNLELTLTPLSTRLVGTVFDEFGARVSAARVLAVAGVDTFATISSQTGAYVLPISASGGTFAVSARKPGYVWDVAPVTVTLRAGEERTLDLTLRTHFAGLRGRTLSAREGAPVSGAAVRLQRGAETVASTVSDQAGEFQFVDDKGRLFLVEGSYDVRAGKQGFADTLLTGVSLRGGSTVSLDLRLRRHEAWLEGVVSDGNTPLSDALVIAERTDGASRFTAVSRSNGAFRIAPIAPGQYRLSAQLTGYTWPRDTVVNAPQSNISLRLAPNAGRIWGTVIDIETNQGLAGASVFAGDGHGNEARTSSQSDGRYELKALPVFYPYQLTVSKSGYRSVTRTVSATKGDTTDFRLVRIYGAIGGKVTLKSGEPVQGAIVQAQAGATAYKDTTDATGRYGFARLTANAYQVSVTKAGHLSTPRTRTVSLYSGGDSLNVNFVLDRVGVANVAISGPAVVSNSGSASFSFSATTSDGREVPIEAQWSVDHPAAVEALSENGRLTPKRDYIGPLCLVLRDAYSGVADSLWLQVVATVNPGDAARVLKDYRGATFSLPAACVASPLSLGLTYPDLPDVKKKIPGYHIAGRPYALQPGGTALRKPMLISLPMPDSSASGCTLFAWNPSRLAWEELPSVAVTGGLEAEVSVLGQWAVMQPSLPLGIREFKAEPTPFSPFVAPLQVSFRPTSQTSSVVFVTIKVYNMTGELVRRLAEATVAQGERFSVTWDGRTDGGTMALNGRYLLHIEVKDGEGSKKMLTPVVLVK